A region of Leptolyngbyaceae cyanobacterium DNA encodes the following proteins:
- a CDS encoding bifunctional sterol desaturase/short chain dehydrogenase, with protein sequence MDFKLLSNQLFIEFLLGLLSILIAELVRDAYHLAGHYWKPLQSFHTLHHKAYRRDLTMTSLEMYKKAQLYNDVPESFFMVGATALAAILAQSYGMWIGCFYSLVCLIPAIARSQGLLLQTDLTHEPGDLVEIPSQWRVNRTYHWRHHFDQGNAYFCGHFTVVDKMLGTSLSLKGKVVAITGASGTLGQALIEELSLQGAKVVALTTNQSAEFKPDIDVLYWQLNSEKDLAVNLKKVDILILNHGINVHGYRTSEAIQKSYEVNAFSTMRLAELFLETVTESDHKAIKELWINTSEAEVNPAFSPLYELSKRTLGDLITLRRLDAPCIIRKLILGPFKSQLNPYGVMSARWTAWAIVALAKRDFRDIIVTINPITYIAFPIKEFFHSLYFRLFTSKSREVVAGE encoded by the coding sequence ATGGACTTCAAACTGTTATCCAATCAACTATTCATCGAATTCTTACTGGGACTGTTATCTATTCTGATTGCCGAACTAGTGCGGGATGCCTATCACCTGGCGGGGCATTACTGGAAACCGTTACAAAGCTTCCATACTCTGCACCACAAAGCCTATCGTCGGGATTTGACCATGACGAGCTTAGAAATGTATAAAAAAGCTCAGTTATATAATGATGTACCCGAATCTTTCTTCATGGTTGGGGCGACGGCTTTAGCCGCAATACTAGCCCAAAGCTACGGAATGTGGATCGGTTGTTTTTATTCTCTTGTCTGCCTGATCCCTGCGATCGCGCGTTCCCAAGGACTGTTGCTTCAGACCGATTTAACTCACGAACCTGGCGATCTCGTGGAAATTCCCTCTCAGTGGAGAGTGAATCGTACTTACCATTGGCGGCATCATTTCGATCAGGGTAATGCCTACTTTTGCGGTCACTTTACGGTGGTGGATAAAATGTTAGGAACCAGTTTATCTCTGAAGGGAAAAGTCGTCGCGATTACGGGTGCTTCTGGCACTTTAGGACAGGCATTAATTGAAGAACTTTCCCTTCAGGGAGCAAAAGTGGTGGCATTAACTACTAATCAATCTGCTGAATTTAAGCCAGATATTGATGTTTTGTACTGGCAATTAAACTCAGAAAAAGACTTAGCAGTTAATTTAAAAAAAGTTGATATTTTGATTCTCAATCATGGGATAAACGTACACGGTTATCGCACCTCGGAAGCCATCCAAAAATCCTATGAAGTAAATGCTTTTTCAACCATGAGATTAGCGGAATTATTTCTAGAAACAGTAACCGAATCCGACCATAAAGCAATCAAAGAACTCTGGATTAATACATCGGAAGCCGAGGTAAATCCGGCATTTAGTCCGTTGTACGAATTGTCTAAAAGAACGCTGGGAGACTTGATTACTTTACGTCGTTTAGATGCTCCCTGCATTATCCGCAAGTTAATACTAGGCCCTTTTAAGAGCCAGTTGAACCCCTATGGTGTAATGTCTGCTCGATGGACGGCTTGGGCGATCGTTGCTTTGGCGAAGCGGGATTTCCGCGATATTATTGTTACCATTAATCCGATTACTTATATTGCTTTCCCGATTAAGGAGTTTTTTCATTCTTTGTATTTCCGCTTGTTTACTTCTAAATCGAGAGAAGTTGTTGCTGGGGAATAG